One window of the Klebsiella oxytoca genome contains the following:
- a CDS encoding carboxylate/amino acid/amine transporter, protein MALLIITTILWAFSFSLYGEYLAGHVDSYFAVLARVGLAALVFLPFLRSRGQSLSTIGLYMLVGAMQLGIMYMLSFQAYLYLTVSELLLFTVLTPLYITLIYDVMSRRRLRWGYAFSALLAVIGAGIIRYDQVTDHFWTGLILVQLSNISFAIGMVGYKRLMETRPMPQHNAFAWFYVGAFLVATVAWLMLGNAQKMPETSLQWGILVFLGVAASGIGYFMWNYGATQVDAGTLGIMNNMHVPAGLLVNLAIWHQQPRWPSFITGALVILASLWVHRRWVAPHSAQTVNDRKRGSALSE, encoded by the coding sequence GTGGCGCTACTGATTATTACCACCATCCTGTGGGCCTTCTCCTTCAGCCTGTATGGCGAATATCTGGCAGGCCACGTCGATAGCTATTTCGCGGTGCTGGCGCGCGTTGGCCTGGCGGCATTAGTATTTTTACCTTTCCTGCGCTCCCGCGGGCAGAGCCTGTCAACCATCGGCCTGTATATGCTGGTAGGTGCGATGCAGCTTGGCATCATGTACATGCTGAGTTTCCAGGCCTACTTGTACCTGACGGTGTCCGAACTTCTGCTGTTTACCGTCCTGACGCCGCTTTATATCACGCTGATTTACGATGTAATGAGCCGCCGCCGTCTGCGCTGGGGCTACGCCTTTAGCGCTCTGCTGGCGGTGATCGGCGCGGGGATTATCCGTTACGACCAGGTGACCGATCATTTCTGGACCGGTTTGATCCTGGTACAGCTCTCCAACATTAGCTTCGCTATCGGCATGGTGGGCTACAAGCGCCTGATGGAAACGCGTCCGATGCCGCAGCATAACGCCTTCGCCTGGTTCTACGTCGGGGCGTTTCTGGTAGCGACAGTGGCCTGGTTGATGCTGGGTAACGCGCAGAAAATGCCGGAAACCTCGCTGCAGTGGGGCATTCTGGTATTTCTTGGCGTGGCGGCATCGGGAATTGGCTACTTCATGTGGAACTACGGCGCTACCCAGGTGGATGCCGGTACGCTCGGCATCATGAATAATATGCATGTGCCGGCCGGGCTGCTGGTAAACCTTGCTATCTGGCATCAACAGCCCCGCTGGCCAAGCTTTATCACAGGAGCTCTGGTGATCCTGGCCTCGCTATGGGTCCATCGGCGCTGGGTCGCTCCGCACTCCGCACAAACGGTAAATGATCGCAAGCGTGGTTCCGCGCTGAGCGAATAA
- the metR gene encoding HTH-type transcriptional regulator MetR — MIEIKHLKTLQALRNSGSLAGAAAALHQTQSALSHQFSDLEQRLGFRLFVRKSQPLRFTPQGEILLQLANQVLPQISRALQDCNEPQQTRLRIAIECHSCIQWLTPALENFRARWPHVEVDFQSGVTFDPQPGLQQGELDLVMTSDILPRSGLHYSPMFDYEVRLVMAPDHPLAAKTRIAPEDLATEMLLIYPVQRGRLDIWRHFLQPAGVSPQLKSVDNTLLLIQMVAARMGIAALPHWVVESFERQGLVITKTLGEGLWSRLYAAVRDGEQHQPATEAFIRSARNHACDHLPFVRSAERPSADGPIARPGSPELL; from the coding sequence ATGATCGAAATTAAACACCTGAAAACGCTCCAGGCGTTGCGGAACAGCGGTTCTCTGGCGGGCGCGGCGGCGGCCCTGCACCAGACACAGTCCGCCTTATCCCACCAGTTCAGCGATCTGGAACAGCGCCTTGGCTTCCGTCTTTTTGTGCGCAAAAGTCAGCCGCTGCGCTTTACGCCGCAGGGAGAGATCCTGCTGCAGCTGGCCAATCAGGTGCTGCCGCAAATTAGCCGCGCCCTGCAGGATTGCAACGAGCCGCAGCAAACCCGTCTGCGTATCGCCATCGAATGCCATAGCTGTATTCAATGGCTCACCCCGGCGCTGGAGAATTTCCGCGCCCGCTGGCCGCATGTGGAAGTGGATTTTCAGTCCGGGGTCACCTTCGACCCGCAGCCGGGCCTGCAGCAGGGCGAACTGGACCTGGTTATGACCTCTGATATTCTGCCGCGCAGCGGCCTGCACTATTCGCCGATGTTTGATTACGAAGTGCGGCTGGTAATGGCGCCGGACCATCCGCTGGCGGCAAAGACGCGTATTGCGCCTGAGGATTTAGCAACCGAGATGCTGCTGATTTATCCGGTGCAGCGCGGGCGCCTGGATATCTGGCGTCACTTCCTGCAGCCAGCGGGGGTCAGCCCGCAGTTGAAGAGCGTCGATAATACGCTGCTGTTAATTCAGATGGTTGCTGCGCGGATGGGCATCGCCGCCCTGCCGCACTGGGTCGTGGAGAGCTTTGAGCGCCAGGGGCTGGTGATCACCAAAACCCTCGGCGAGGGCCTGTGGAGCCGACTGTACGCCGCGGTACGCGACGGCGAGCAGCATCAGCCGGCCACCGAGGCGTTTATTCGCTCAGCGCGGAACCACGCTTGCGATCATTTACCGTTTGTGCGGAGTGCGGAGCGACCCAGCGCCGATGGACCCATAGCGAGGCCAGGATCACCAGAGCTCCTGTGA
- the metE gene encoding 5-methyltetrahydropteroyltriglutamate--homocysteine S-methyltransferase: protein MTIINHTLGFPRVGLRRELKKAQESYWAGKTSREELLAVGRELRARHWQQQKQAGVDLLPVGDFAWYDHVLTTSLLLGNVPARHQNKDGSVDIDTLFRIGRGRAPTGEPAAAAEMTKWFNTNYHYMVPEFVKGQQFKLSWRQLLDEVDEALALGHKVKPVLLGPVTYLWLGKVKGEPFDRLSLLNDILPVYRQVLAELAKRGIEWVQIDEPALVLELPQAWLEAFKPAYEALNGEVKLLLTTYFEGITDNLDTITALPVQGLHVDLVHGQDDVAELHKRLPADWLLSAGLINGRNVWRADLSEKYAQVKGIVGKRELWVASSCSLLHSPIDLSVETRLDAEVKSWFAFALQKCQELALLRDALNSGVTAAIAEWSAPIQARRHSTRVHNAAVEQRLAAITAQDSQRTSAYEVRAAAQRARFKLPAWPTTTIGSFPQTTEIRGLRLDFKKGNLDANRYRTGIAEHIKQAIVEQERLGLDVLVHGEAERNDMVEYFGEHLDGFIFTQNGWVQSYGSRCVKPPVVIGDVSRPEAITVEWAKYAQSLTDKPVKGMLTGPVTILCWSFPREDVSRETIAKQIALALRDEVADLEAAGIGIIQIDEPALREGLPLKRSDWDAYLAWGVEAFRINAAVAKDDTQIHTHMCYCEFNDIMDSIAALDADVITIETSRSDMELLESFEEFDYPNEIGPGVYDIHSPNVPSVEWIEALLKKAAQRIPAERLWVNPDCGLKTRGWPETRAALANMVKAAQNLRQA from the coding sequence ATGACAATTATTAACCACACCCTCGGTTTCCCTCGCGTTGGCCTGCGTCGCGAGCTAAAGAAAGCGCAAGAGAGCTACTGGGCGGGTAAGACCAGCCGCGAAGAGCTGCTGGCTGTCGGCCGCGAGCTGCGCGCTCGTCACTGGCAGCAGCAGAAGCAGGCCGGCGTTGACCTGCTGCCGGTAGGCGATTTCGCCTGGTACGACCATGTTCTGACTACCAGCTTGCTACTGGGCAACGTGCCGGCTCGTCATCAGAACAAAGACGGCTCCGTCGATATCGATACTTTGTTCCGCATTGGCCGCGGCCGTGCGCCGACCGGCGAACCGGCTGCGGCGGCGGAAATGACCAAATGGTTTAATACCAACTACCACTACATGGTGCCGGAATTCGTGAAAGGCCAGCAGTTTAAACTGAGCTGGAGACAGCTGCTGGATGAGGTGGACGAAGCGCTGGCGCTGGGCCACAAAGTGAAGCCCGTCCTGCTTGGGCCAGTCACCTATCTGTGGCTCGGTAAAGTAAAAGGTGAGCCGTTCGATCGTCTGAGCCTGCTGAACGATATTCTGCCGGTTTATCGGCAGGTACTGGCAGAGCTGGCAAAACGCGGCATTGAGTGGGTACAGATTGATGAACCTGCGCTGGTGCTTGAGCTGCCGCAGGCGTGGCTGGAGGCTTTCAAACCGGCTTATGAGGCGCTTAACGGCGAGGTTAAGCTGCTGCTGACCACCTACTTTGAAGGCATTACCGATAACCTCGACACCATTACCGCGCTGCCGGTGCAGGGTTTGCATGTGGATCTGGTCCATGGCCAGGATGATGTCGCCGAACTGCATAAGCGCCTGCCTGCCGACTGGCTGCTCTCCGCGGGCCTGATCAACGGTCGCAACGTCTGGCGCGCCGATCTGAGCGAAAAATACGCGCAGGTTAAAGGGATTGTCGGCAAACGCGAGCTGTGGGTCGCCTCTTCCTGCTCCCTGCTGCACAGCCCGATCGATTTGAGCGTGGAAACGCGGCTTGATGCCGAAGTGAAGAGCTGGTTTGCCTTCGCCCTGCAAAAATGCCAGGAACTGGCGCTGCTGCGCGATGCGCTGAACAGCGGCGTTACCGCTGCGATTGCCGAATGGAGCGCGCCGATCCAGGCCCGTCGCCATTCAACCCGCGTACATAACGCGGCGGTAGAGCAACGCCTGGCGGCGATCACCGCTCAGGACAGCCAGCGCACGAGCGCCTACGAGGTTCGCGCAGCCGCCCAGCGAGCGCGCTTTAAGCTTCCGGCCTGGCCGACCACCACCATCGGTTCATTCCCGCAGACCACTGAGATCCGCGGCCTGCGTCTGGATTTCAAAAAGGGTAATCTCGACGCTAACCGCTACCGTACCGGCATCGCTGAACATATTAAGCAGGCGATCGTTGAGCAGGAGCGGCTGGGGCTGGACGTGCTGGTTCATGGTGAAGCCGAGCGTAACGATATGGTAGAATACTTCGGCGAACATCTGGACGGCTTTATTTTCACGCAAAACGGCTGGGTGCAGAGCTACGGTTCCCGCTGTGTTAAGCCGCCGGTGGTGATTGGTGACGTCAGCCGCCCGGAGGCGATCACCGTTGAGTGGGCAAAATACGCCCAGTCGCTGACCGATAAACCGGTAAAAGGCATGTTGACCGGCCCGGTGACCATTCTCTGCTGGTCCTTTCCGCGTGAAGATGTCAGCCGTGAAACCATTGCGAAGCAGATAGCCCTTGCGCTGCGCGATGAAGTGGCCGATCTGGAAGCGGCCGGTATTGGCATTATCCAGATTGACGAACCGGCGCTGCGCGAAGGCCTGCCGCTGAAGCGCAGCGATTGGGATGCTTACCTGGCGTGGGGCGTGGAAGCTTTTCGTATCAACGCTGCGGTGGCGAAAGACGACACGCAGATCCACACCCACATGTGTTATTGCGAGTTCAACGACATCATGGACTCCATCGCCGCGCTGGATGCCGATGTGATCACCATCGAAACCTCGCGTTCTGATATGGAGCTGCTGGAGTCGTTTGAAGAGTTCGACTACCCGAATGAAATCGGGCCGGGAGTGTACGATATTCATTCGCCAAACGTCCCGAGCGTCGAGTGGATAGAAGCGTTGCTGAAGAAGGCCGCGCAGCGTATTCCGGCAGAGCGCCTGTGGGTAAACCCGGACTGCGGTCTGAAAACGCGCGGCTGGCCGGAAACCCGCGCCGCGCTGGCCAATATGGTCAAAGCTGCGCAGAACCTACGCCAGGCCTGA
- a CDS encoding transporter substrate-binding domain-containing protein, which produces MTKYNDRKGYLRFAINLGNPVLATLLPDGSPGGITVELANKLAAESQREARFVTWPTAGQVVDAALRDQWDIAFLAIDPAREDKLRFTPPYITIESSLMVKKASKIQSVQEMDREGVVINVGKGAAYELYLIRTLKHATMRQYATSQEAIQAFINGEGDMAAGIRQPLEKAAQENPQFRVLPDSFSQIQQAVCVPRNAPQHYEFICRYLSSWIADGTIAGMVSRHLGNS; this is translated from the coding sequence ATGACTAAATATAACGATCGAAAGGGATATTTGCGTTTTGCCATTAACCTGGGCAACCCGGTTCTCGCGACACTTCTGCCGGATGGCTCTCCGGGAGGGATAACCGTTGAGCTGGCGAACAAGCTGGCGGCAGAGAGTCAACGTGAGGCACGATTTGTCACCTGGCCGACTGCCGGGCAGGTGGTTGATGCGGCGTTACGGGATCAATGGGATATCGCTTTTCTGGCTATCGACCCGGCGCGGGAAGATAAGCTTCGCTTCACGCCGCCCTACATCACTATCGAAAGTTCGCTGATGGTTAAAAAAGCCAGCAAGATCCAGTCGGTTCAGGAGATGGATCGGGAGGGTGTAGTGATTAACGTTGGTAAAGGTGCGGCCTACGAGCTGTATCTGATTCGCACGCTAAAACATGCGACGATGCGCCAGTACGCTACCTCTCAGGAAGCTATTCAGGCATTCATCAACGGCGAAGGCGATATGGCTGCCGGCATTCGCCAGCCTCTGGAGAAAGCGGCGCAGGAAAATCCGCAGTTTCGCGTTCTGCCCGACAGCTTCAGCCAGATACAACAGGCGGTATGCGTGCCGCGCAACGCGCCGCAGCACTATGAGTTTATTTGCCGCTACCTGTCTTCATGGATAGCGGACGGGACTATTGCCGGGATGGTCAGCCGCCATCTCGGCAATAGCTGA
- a CDS encoding dienelactone hydrolase family protein, which yields MTTIKQTGFAPAATPHASTAVHTSDENIISGETSIPSQGDNMPAFHARPGNVDGPLPVVIVVQEIFGVHEHIRDICRRLAKEGYLAVAPELYFRQGDPNDYSDIPSLFQGLVKTVPDSQVLADLDHVASWAARHGGDAHRLLITGFCWGGRITWLYAAHNPQLKAAVAWYGRLVGEKTLNSPKHPVDIAVDLNAPVLGLYGAKDDSIPQDTIETMRQALRAANATAEIVVYPQADHAFNADYRASYHEESAKDGWQRMLAWFAQYGGKRG from the coding sequence ATGACGACAATTAAGCAAACCGGCTTCGCACCTGCAGCCACGCCGCACGCCTCAACTGCCGTTCACACATCAGATGAGAACATCATCTCCGGAGAGACATCAATCCCCTCTCAGGGAGATAACATGCCGGCATTTCATGCCCGTCCGGGCAACGTTGACGGACCTCTGCCGGTGGTTATCGTAGTCCAGGAAATTTTCGGCGTGCATGAACATATTCGCGACATATGCCGCCGTCTGGCGAAGGAGGGATATCTGGCTGTCGCGCCAGAGCTGTACTTCCGCCAGGGCGATCCTAATGATTACAGCGACATTCCTTCCCTGTTCCAGGGACTGGTCAAAACAGTGCCAGACTCTCAGGTCCTGGCCGACCTCGATCATGTCGCCAGCTGGGCCGCCCGACACGGCGGTGATGCCCATCGCCTGCTCATTACCGGCTTCTGCTGGGGTGGACGTATTACCTGGCTCTACGCCGCGCACAATCCGCAGCTAAAAGCGGCTGTCGCCTGGTACGGCAGGCTGGTTGGTGAAAAAACGCTGAATTCACCCAAGCATCCGGTCGACATTGCCGTCGATCTGAACGCGCCAGTGTTAGGGCTTTATGGCGCAAAAGATGACAGTATTCCACAGGACACAATAGAAACCATGCGCCAGGCGCTGCGTGCGGCCAACGCCACGGCGGAAATCGTGGTCTATCCCCAGGCCGACCACGCCTTTAACGCTGACTATCGCGCCAGCTATCATGAAGAATCGGCGAAAGACGGCTGGCAGCGAATGCTGGCGTGGTTTGCCCAGTATGGCGGTAAGCGCGGCTAA
- the udp gene encoding uridine phosphorylase — protein sequence MSKSDVFHLGLTKNDLQGATLAIVPGDPERVEKIAALMDKPVKLASHREFTTWRAELDGKAVIVCSTGIGGPSTSIAVEELAQLGIRTFLRIGTTGAIQPHINVGDVLVTTASVRLDGASLHFAPMEFPAVADFECTTALVEAAKSIGATTHIGVTASSDTFYPGQERYDTFSGRVVRRFKGSMEEWQSMGVMNYEMESATLLTMCASQGLRAGMVAGVIVNRTQQEIPNAETMKQTESHAVKIVVEAARRLL from the coding sequence ATGTCCAAGTCTGATGTTTTTCATCTCGGCCTCACCAAAAACGATTTACAAGGGGCTACGCTGGCTATCGTCCCTGGCGATCCGGAGCGTGTGGAAAAGATCGCCGCGCTGATGGATAAGCCGGTTAAACTGGCATCTCATCGAGAATTCACTACCTGGCGCGCTGAGCTGGATGGTAAAGCAGTGATTGTCTGCTCTACCGGTATCGGCGGCCCATCGACTTCTATCGCCGTGGAAGAGCTGGCCCAGCTGGGCATCCGTACCTTCCTGCGTATTGGTACCACCGGCGCTATTCAACCGCACATTAATGTTGGCGATGTACTGGTGACGACGGCATCGGTTCGCCTTGACGGCGCCAGTCTGCACTTTGCGCCAATGGAGTTCCCGGCGGTGGCTGATTTTGAATGTACAACCGCGCTGGTTGAAGCGGCGAAATCTATCGGCGCTACCACCCATATCGGCGTTACCGCTTCTTCTGACACCTTCTATCCGGGCCAGGAACGTTACGACACTTTCTCCGGTCGCGTGGTTAGGCGCTTTAAAGGTTCAATGGAAGAGTGGCAGTCGATGGGCGTGATGAACTATGAAATGGAATCCGCCACCCTGCTGACCATGTGCGCCAGCCAGGGCCTGCGCGCCGGTATGGTTGCCGGGGTTATTGTAAACCGTACCCAGCAGGAAATTCCGAACGCGGAAACCATGAAGCAAACCGAAAGCCACGCGGTGAAAATCGTCGTGGAAGCGGCGCGCCGCCTGCTGTAA
- the rmuC gene encoding DNA recombination protein RmuC produces MDISIVISAVVALAIGLIVGWLATKAHADQIRADLIEERRELDIELSATRQRLVQESHWREECELLNNELRSLRDINASLEADLREVTTRLESTQLHAEDKIRQMVNSEQRLSEQFENLANRIFEHSNRRVDEQNRQSLHGLLTPLREQLDGFRRQVQDSFGQEARERHTLAHEIRNLQQLNAQMAQEALNLTRALKGDNKTQGNWGEVVLTRVLEASGLREGHEYQTQVSIETENRSRMQPDVIVRLPQGKDVVIDAKMTLVAYERYFNADDDYTCEAALQEHIASVRNHMRLLGRKDYQQLPGLRSLDYVLMFIPVEPAFLLAIDRQPELISEALKNNIMLVSPTTLLVALRTIANLWRYEHQSRNAQKIAERAGRLYDKMRLFVDDMSAIGQGLDKAQDNYRQAMKKLVSGRGNLLVQAESFRGLGVEVKRGINPDLVEQATAQDEEYLLANDDNQPEDNGFSSDSAATTAYDNRPQPR; encoded by the coding sequence GTGGATATCTCAATTGTTATAAGTGCCGTTGTGGCGCTGGCCATAGGTCTGATCGTCGGCTGGCTGGCAACTAAAGCGCATGCCGATCAAATTCGCGCCGATCTCATCGAAGAGCGGCGCGAACTGGATATTGAGCTGAGCGCCACCCGCCAACGCCTGGTACAGGAGTCCCACTGGCGCGAAGAGTGTGAACTGCTCAACAACGAGCTGCGCAGTCTGCGCGATATTAACGCCTCGCTGGAAGCCGATCTCCGCGAAGTGACCACCCGTCTTGAATCCACTCAGCTGCACGCTGAAGATAAAATCCGCCAGATGGTTAACAGCGAACAGCGGCTTAGCGAGCAGTTTGAGAACCTGGCAAACCGTATTTTTGAGCACAGTAATCGCCGGGTGGACGAGCAGAACCGCCAGAGCCTGCACGGGCTGCTGACGCCGCTTCGCGAGCAGCTGGATGGCTTTCGCCGCCAGGTACAGGATAGCTTTGGCCAGGAAGCGCGTGAGCGCCATACTCTGGCCCATGAAATCCGCAATCTTCAGCAGCTAAATGCGCAGATGGCCCAGGAAGCGCTAAATCTGACCCGCGCGCTCAAAGGCGATAACAAAACCCAGGGCAACTGGGGCGAGGTGGTGTTGACCCGCGTACTGGAAGCATCAGGGCTGCGGGAGGGCCATGAGTATCAAACCCAGGTGAGCATTGAAACGGAAAACCGTTCGCGGATGCAGCCTGATGTGATTGTCCGTTTACCGCAGGGGAAAGATGTAGTTATCGATGCCAAGATGACCCTGGTAGCTTATGAGCGTTACTTCAACGCAGATGATGACTACACCTGTGAAGCGGCGCTGCAGGAGCATATTGCTTCCGTGCGCAACCATATGCGTTTGCTGGGGCGTAAAGACTATCAGCAGCTACCGGGCTTACGCTCGCTGGACTACGTTTTGATGTTTATTCCGGTAGAGCCGGCTTTTCTGCTGGCCATCGATCGTCAGCCGGAGCTAATTAGCGAAGCGTTGAAGAACAACATCATGCTGGTGAGTCCGACCACGCTGCTGGTGGCGCTGCGAACTATCGCCAATCTCTGGCGCTATGAGCACCAGAGCCGTAACGCGCAAAAAATTGCCGAAAGAGCGGGGCGGCTGTACGACAAGATGCGTTTGTTTGTCGACGATATGTCCGCTATTGGTCAGGGCCTCGATAAAGCTCAGGATAATTACCGTCAGGCAATGAAAAAGCTCGTCTCCGGGCGCGGTAATCTGCTGGTACAGGCGGAATCGTTCCGCGGCCTCGGCGTAGAGGTTAAACGTGGAATTAATCCTGACCTGGTTGAACAGGCAACGGCACAGGATGAGGAATACTTGCTTGCGAACGATGATAACCAACCAGAAGATAACGGTTTTTCGTCCGATAGCGCGGCGACTACCGCGTATGACAACCGCCCTCAACCGCGTTGA
- the ubiE gene encoding bifunctional demethylmenaquinone methyltransferase/2-methoxy-6-polyprenyl-1,4-benzoquinol methylase UbiE, translating into MVEDSQETTHFGFQTVAKEQKADMVAHVFHSVAAKYDVMNDLMSFGIHRLWKRFTIDCSGVRRGQTVLDLAGGTGDLTAKFSRLVGETGRVMLADINDSMLKMGREKLRNIGIVGNVEYVQANAEALPFADNTFDCITISFGLRNVTDKEKALRSMYRVLKPGGRLLVLEFSKPIIEPLSKAYDAYSFHILPRVGELVAKDAESYRYLAESIRMHPDQDTLKGMMQDAGFESVDYYNLTAGIVALHRGYKF; encoded by the coding sequence ATGGTTGAGGATTCACAAGAAACGACGCATTTTGGCTTTCAGACTGTCGCCAAAGAGCAGAAGGCTGACATGGTGGCGCATGTATTTCATTCTGTGGCCGCAAAATATGACGTAATGAACGACCTGATGTCGTTCGGTATTCATCGTTTGTGGAAGCGTTTCACCATCGATTGCAGCGGTGTGCGCCGTGGGCAAACCGTGTTGGATCTGGCTGGTGGTACTGGCGATCTGACGGCGAAATTCTCTCGCCTGGTGGGTGAAACCGGCCGCGTGATGCTGGCGGATATCAACGACTCGATGCTGAAAATGGGCCGTGAGAAGCTGCGCAACATTGGTATCGTTGGCAACGTGGAATACGTCCAGGCTAACGCTGAAGCGCTGCCTTTTGCGGACAATACCTTTGATTGCATTACTATTTCTTTTGGTCTGCGTAACGTGACTGATAAAGAAAAAGCGCTGCGTTCCATGTATCGCGTACTAAAACCCGGTGGCCGCCTGCTGGTGCTGGAATTCTCCAAACCAATTATTGAGCCGCTCAGCAAAGCCTACGATGCCTATTCTTTCCATATTCTGCCGCGCGTGGGTGAACTCGTGGCGAAAGATGCCGAAAGCTATCGCTATCTTGCAGAATCTATCCGAATGCACCCCGATCAGGACACCCTGAAAGGTATGATGCAGGACGCAGGCTTTGAAAGCGTCGACTACTACAACCTGACGGCAGGCATCGTTGCTCTACACCGTGGTTACAAGTTCTGA
- the ubiJ gene encoding ubiquinone biosynthesis protein UbiJ codes for MPFKPLVTAGIETVLNAFLWRDRALKPARQRLLGKVLRVELQELSEPVVLVFSERQVDVLGAWEGEADCTVRTRLSVLPQLRNRQQLTALIRSGDLEVQGDLQVVQNTVTLCDLAEFDPAELLAPYAGDVVAEGFSKVFRSGTRFLVHGARRQQRYVAEAITEEWRLAPGPLELAWFAEETAAVERTLMALEKRLETLEGK; via the coding sequence ATGCCTTTCAAACCACTGGTTACCGCCGGTATTGAGACGGTCCTGAACGCTTTCCTCTGGCGGGATCGGGCGCTTAAACCCGCCCGCCAGCGTCTGCTGGGGAAAGTGCTGCGCGTCGAGTTGCAGGAGCTTTCCGAGCCGGTAGTGCTGGTTTTTAGCGAGCGCCAGGTGGATGTGCTGGGCGCGTGGGAAGGTGAGGCTGATTGCACCGTGCGTACCCGCCTTAGCGTGCTTCCGCAGTTGCGCAATCGTCAGCAGCTTACTGCGTTGATTCGCAGCGGCGATCTTGAAGTACAGGGCGACCTGCAGGTAGTGCAAAATACCGTCACGCTCTGCGATCTGGCGGAGTTCGATCCGGCTGAACTACTGGCCCCGTATGCCGGCGATGTGGTTGCGGAAGGTTTCAGTAAAGTATTCCGCAGCGGCACCCGCTTTCTTGTGCATGGCGCTCGGCGTCAGCAGCGCTATGTCGCGGAAGCGATTACCGAAGAATGGCGTCTGGCGCCGGGTCCGTTGGAGCTGGCCTGGTTTGCTGAGGAAACCGCTGCCGTGGAACGAACCCTGATGGCGCTGGAAAAACGGCTGGAAACGCTGGAGGGCAAATGA